In Actinomyces radicidentis, one genomic interval encodes:
- a CDS encoding L,D-transpeptidase: protein MRSEDLPQSSTRPSDDETAVLSSPYGDAAGSRPAASSEAPADRVSRTSIIPTSGATAASAPEAAETTVVPVVAPAAETTTLAAVTPDEARDAEDGGSHAGTWDDEAEETPRRRRRWPWIAAAALILVGVVGGGAYAYSEHYTDAATPGTTVAGTDVSGMTRAEIVSLVEDEAAKSEVTITGDATATASLADLGTTVDAEKTADAAMAASGSVTGRFKALVDHTSVDVVTKTDVATAQEYAQSLVPADKTAARNASVVLSDDGTSFVITNAVNGTSLDASAMEEAAKAAAQDLTSKSISVKYSTTPPAVSDEDAQKVADAANALVAQDVTVSNEDGSKTFTPDEATKASWVTVTAQDGAAPTLGANGSKIGEWVATEGATLNVDAVTGVRNVNSKGDVVETVTEAVDGTKVANMDEIATALTEAFPKGQGWTGTFKTETTKAEWKERTIADGAENLAYQAAEGEKWIDIDLSSKTVTAYAGSTVVRGPVSVVDGASATPTVTGTFHVYLKYASQTMQGQNADGSDYKTEGVPWISYFYEGYALHGAPWRSSFGYSGSHGCLNMPVSDAKWFYDWDEVGTTVVSHY, encoded by the coding sequence ATGCGCAGCGAGGACCTCCCCCAGAGCAGCACGCGCCCCTCCGACGACGAGACCGCCGTCCTGAGCTCGCCCTACGGCGACGCCGCAGGATCGCGCCCGGCCGCGTCCTCCGAGGCGCCCGCCGACCGCGTCTCCCGCACGTCGATCATCCCCACGAGCGGCGCGACGGCCGCCAGCGCCCCCGAGGCGGCCGAGACGACCGTCGTCCCCGTCGTCGCCCCGGCCGCCGAGACGACGACGCTCGCCGCCGTCACCCCCGACGAGGCGAGGGACGCCGAGGACGGCGGCTCGCACGCCGGCACCTGGGACGACGAGGCCGAGGAGACGCCGCGACGTCGTCGCCGCTGGCCCTGGATCGCCGCCGCCGCGCTCATCCTCGTCGGCGTCGTCGGAGGCGGGGCCTACGCCTACTCCGAGCACTACACCGACGCCGCGACGCCCGGCACGACCGTCGCCGGGACGGACGTCTCCGGCATGACCCGCGCCGAGATCGTCTCCCTCGTCGAGGACGAGGCCGCCAAGAGCGAGGTCACCATCACCGGTGACGCCACCGCCACCGCCTCCCTCGCGGACCTGGGCACCACGGTCGACGCGGAGAAGACCGCCGACGCCGCCATGGCCGCCTCCGGGAGCGTGACCGGCCGCTTCAAGGCCCTCGTCGACCACACGAGCGTCGACGTCGTCACGAAGACCGACGTCGCCACCGCCCAGGAGTACGCGCAGTCCCTCGTCCCCGCGGACAAGACCGCCGCCAGGAACGCCTCCGTCGTCCTCTCGGACGACGGCACCAGCTTCGTCATCACGAACGCCGTCAACGGCACGAGCCTCGACGCCTCCGCCATGGAGGAGGCCGCGAAGGCCGCCGCGCAGGACCTCACCTCCAAGTCGATCTCGGTGAAGTACTCGACCACCCCGCCCGCCGTCTCCGACGAGGACGCCCAGAAGGTCGCCGACGCCGCGAACGCGCTCGTCGCCCAGGACGTCACCGTCAGCAACGAGGACGGCTCGAAGACCTTCACCCCCGACGAGGCCACCAAGGCCTCCTGGGTGACCGTCACCGCCCAGGACGGCGCCGCCCCGACGCTCGGCGCCAACGGCTCCAAGATCGGCGAGTGGGTCGCCACTGAGGGCGCCACCCTCAACGTCGACGCCGTCACCGGCGTCCGCAACGTCAACTCCAAGGGCGACGTCGTCGAGACCGTCACCGAGGCAGTCGACGGCACGAAGGTCGCCAACATGGACGAGATCGCCACCGCGCTCACCGAGGCCTTCCCCAAGGGCCAGGGCTGGACCGGCACCTTCAAGACCGAGACGACGAAGGCCGAGTGGAAGGAGCGCACCATCGCCGACGGCGCCGAGAACCTCGCGTACCAGGCCGCCGAGGGCGAGAAGTGGATCGACATCGACCTCAGCAGCAAGACCGTCACCGCCTACGCGGGCTCGACGGTCGTCCGCGGCCCGGTCAGCGTCGTCGACGGCGCCTCGGCCACCCCGACCGTCACCGGCACCTTCCACGTCTACCTCAAGTACGCGTCGCAGACGATGCAGGGCCAGAACGCCGACGGCTCGGACTACAAGACCGAGGGCGTCCCGTGGATCAGCTACTTCTACGAGGGCTACGCGCTCCACGGCGCCCCGTGGCGCTCGAGCTTCGGCTACTCCGGCTCCCACGGCTGCCTCAACATGCCCGTCTCCGACGCCAAGTGGTTCTACGACTGGGACGAGGTCGGCACGACCGTCGTCAGCCACTACTGA
- the gatC gene encoding Asp-tRNA(Asn)/Glu-tRNA(Gln) amidotransferase subunit GatC: MSAISKDEVARVAALARVALTDEEVTRLAGELDAVASSFARVTSVVTLDLPATSHPVPLTNVLREDVAGPTLDVDELLAGAPASEESMFLVPQILGEDSAS, translated from the coding sequence ATGTCTGCCATCTCCAAGGACGAGGTCGCCCGCGTCGCGGCGCTCGCGCGCGTGGCCCTGACGGACGAGGAGGTGACGCGCCTGGCTGGTGAGCTGGACGCCGTCGCGTCCTCCTTCGCCCGGGTCACGAGCGTGGTCACGCTGGACCTGCCGGCCACCTCGCACCCCGTTCCGCTGACCAACGTGCTGCGCGAGGACGTCGCGGGGCCGACCCTCGACGTCGACGAGCTGCTCGCCGGCGCCCCGGCCAGCGAGGAGTCCATGTTCCTCGTGCCGCAGATCCTGGGAGAGGACTCCGCCTCATGA
- the gatA gene encoding Asp-tRNA(Asn)/Glu-tRNA(Gln) amidotransferase subunit GatA, with amino-acid sequence MTDASTLIKCTAAEQAAALAAGEVSSRELTQAHLDRITAVDGAVGAFLDVSAGKALADADAADEARRSGEGVGELTGVPVAVKDLFVTRGQVTTAASRILEGWVPPYDATAVANLRAAHLPILGKTNLDEFAMGGSTEHSAFGRTANPWDLGRIPGGSSGGSAAAVGAFEAPIALGTDTGGSIRQPAAVTGTVGVKPTYGTVSRFGVIAMASSLDTPGPMGRTVLDTALLHDVIASYDELDSTSLSDAPRGMADVVRAAQAGRDLTGLRVGVIAELDGGEAYQPGVVDSFHAALTLLESAGVTIETVSLPNLEYALDAYYLIMPAEVSSNLARYDGMRYGLRVEPGEGPVTAETVMAATRGAGFGDEVKRRIILGTHVLSAGYYDAYYGSAQKVRTLVQRDFAAAWSTYDVLVSPTAPTTAYRFGEKDDPMAMYAMDVTTIPANLAGVPGMSLPSGLSDDGLPVGFQVLAPQRADDRLYRVGAVLEAALEESWGGHLLDRAPELNEKEA; translated from the coding sequence ATGACCGACGCCTCGACCCTTATCAAGTGCACCGCGGCCGAGCAGGCCGCCGCCCTGGCCGCCGGGGAGGTCTCCTCCCGCGAGCTGACCCAGGCGCACCTCGACCGCATCACCGCCGTCGACGGCGCCGTGGGCGCCTTCCTCGACGTCTCCGCCGGGAAGGCCCTGGCTGACGCGGACGCCGCCGACGAGGCCCGCCGCTCCGGCGAGGGAGTCGGCGAGCTCACCGGCGTGCCGGTCGCCGTCAAGGACCTCTTCGTCACCCGCGGCCAGGTCACGACCGCCGCCTCGAGGATCCTCGAGGGATGGGTCCCGCCGTACGACGCGACCGCCGTCGCGAACCTGCGCGCCGCCCACCTGCCGATCCTCGGCAAGACGAACCTCGACGAGTTCGCCATGGGCGGCTCCACCGAGCACTCCGCCTTCGGACGCACCGCCAACCCCTGGGACCTCGGCCGCATCCCCGGCGGCTCCTCGGGCGGCTCCGCGGCCGCCGTCGGCGCCTTTGAGGCCCCGATCGCGCTGGGCACGGACACGGGCGGCTCGATCCGCCAGCCCGCGGCCGTCACCGGCACCGTCGGTGTCAAGCCGACCTACGGCACCGTCTCCCGCTTCGGCGTCATCGCCATGGCCTCGTCCCTGGACACCCCCGGCCCCATGGGCCGCACCGTCCTGGACACGGCCCTCCTCCACGACGTCATCGCCTCCTACGACGAGCTGGACTCGACGTCGCTGTCCGACGCCCCGCGCGGCATGGCCGACGTCGTGCGCGCCGCCCAGGCCGGGCGCGACCTCACGGGCCTGCGGGTCGGCGTCATCGCCGAGCTCGACGGCGGTGAGGCCTACCAGCCGGGCGTCGTGGACTCCTTCCACGCGGCCCTGACGCTGCTCGAGTCCGCCGGCGTGACCATCGAGACGGTCTCGCTGCCGAACCTCGAGTACGCGCTGGACGCCTACTACCTCATCATGCCCGCGGAGGTCTCCTCGAACCTCGCCCGCTACGACGGCATGCGCTACGGCCTGCGCGTCGAGCCCGGCGAGGGCCCGGTCACCGCGGAGACGGTCATGGCCGCTACCCGCGGCGCCGGCTTCGGCGACGAGGTCAAGCGCCGCATCATCCTGGGCACGCACGTGCTCTCGGCCGGCTACTACGACGCCTACTACGGCTCCGCCCAGAAGGTCCGCACCCTCGTCCAGCGCGACTTCGCCGCCGCCTGGTCGACGTACGACGTCCTCGTCTCACCGACTGCGCCGACCACCGCCTACAGGTTCGGCGAGAAGGACGACCCCATGGCCATGTACGCCATGGACGTCACGACCATCCCGGCGAACCTCGCCGGCGTCCCCGGCATGTCCCTGCCCTCGGGGCTCTCTGACGACGGCCTGCCCGTCGGCTTCCAGGTGCTCGCCCCGCAGCGGGCCGACGACCGCCTCTACCGCGTCGGCGCCGTCCTGGAGGCCGCGCTGGAGGAGTCCTGGGGCGGCCACCTGCTGGACCGCGCCCCCGAGCTGAACGAGAAGGAGGCCTGA
- a CDS encoding NAD-dependent DNA ligase LigA, whose protein sequence is MSEDGPVSDQNSPSDPNEQPRERPTAPAAPGVPETARARWSELAAAVGRARAAYYDAVDAESPLSDADYDALYRELEDLEAAYPELASAGTPTAEVGGSRTQAFAPVEHLVRMYSLQDVFSLEEVEEWAQRVAGELGVPDGELPMTAEVKIDGLAIALTYEDGVLTRAATRGDGTTGEDVTANVATISSIPQRLTGDDVPSLIEVRGEVYFPVEAFAEFNRARQEENAAREARNGEAEAASEPGKRVRREPMLQVFANPRNAAAGSLRQKDPAVTASRPLAMIAHGIGAFTPAPGESLPDTQHEWYELLARWGLPVSPYNELVSGRAAREAYIARYAEHRHDLIHEIDGIVFKVDARPRQDELGYTSRVPRWATAYKYPPEEVRTRLLDVDVQVGRTGRVTPFGIMEPVLVAGSTVARATLHNATEVARKGVRIGDMVILRKAGDVIPEIVGPVLELRDGTERPFVMPATCPSCGTELAPAKEGDVDLRCPNTRSCPAQLTERVAHVGSRGALDVEGLGDEAAAALTQPDAGREEALAALATGHYLETERGRVRVPAAELKAVPAAERLDLVESTVAQAGVAEQEPVLTNEAGLFELTAEDLRDVLVYQLVRRRGEPTGDWRLTRFFWSKQTYEKDGSVKKATVPGKNATAMLAELEGAKEQPLWRVLVALSVRHVGPTAARALAGRFGSIEALREASLAELSEVDGVGPTIAAAWRDWLEVDWHIEILDRWAAAGVRTADETSGEETPQTLAGLTVVVTGSLTGFTRDGAKEAIVSRGGKSAGSVSKRTSFVVVGENAGSKETKARELGLPILDEAGFERLLAEGPGAFVEPEEPTTSTTDAAPAVAAGAPGAAPEPSDPEA, encoded by the coding sequence ATGAGCGAGGATGGCCCGGTGAGCGACCAGAACTCCCCGTCCGATCCGAACGAGCAGCCGCGCGAGCGGCCCACCGCCCCTGCCGCGCCCGGCGTCCCCGAGACCGCCCGCGCCCGCTGGAGCGAGCTCGCCGCCGCCGTCGGGCGCGCCCGCGCCGCCTACTACGACGCCGTCGACGCCGAGTCCCCGCTCTCCGACGCGGACTACGACGCCCTCTACCGCGAGCTCGAGGACCTCGAGGCCGCCTACCCCGAGCTCGCGTCCGCCGGCACGCCCACCGCGGAGGTCGGCGGCTCGCGCACGCAGGCCTTCGCTCCGGTCGAGCACCTCGTGCGCATGTACTCCCTCCAGGACGTCTTCAGCCTCGAGGAGGTCGAGGAGTGGGCCCAGCGCGTCGCCGGTGAGCTCGGCGTCCCGGACGGCGAGCTCCCCATGACCGCCGAGGTCAAGATCGACGGCCTCGCCATCGCGCTCACCTACGAGGACGGCGTCCTCACCCGCGCCGCCACCCGCGGCGACGGCACCACCGGCGAGGACGTCACCGCGAACGTCGCCACCATCTCGTCCATCCCGCAGCGACTCACCGGCGACGACGTCCCCTCCCTCATCGAGGTCCGCGGCGAGGTCTACTTCCCGGTCGAGGCCTTCGCCGAGTTCAACCGGGCCCGCCAGGAGGAGAACGCCGCCCGCGAGGCCCGCAACGGAGAGGCCGAGGCCGCCTCCGAGCCCGGCAAGCGGGTCAGGCGCGAGCCGATGCTCCAGGTCTTCGCCAACCCCCGCAACGCCGCCGCCGGCTCCCTGCGCCAGAAGGACCCCGCCGTCACCGCCTCGCGCCCGCTCGCGATGATCGCCCACGGCATCGGCGCCTTCACCCCGGCCCCAGGGGAGTCCCTCCCGGACACGCAGCACGAGTGGTACGAGCTCCTCGCGCGCTGGGGCCTGCCCGTGTCGCCCTACAACGAGCTCGTCTCCGGCCGGGCCGCCCGCGAGGCCTACATCGCCCGCTACGCCGAGCACCGCCACGACCTCATCCACGAGATCGACGGCATCGTCTTCAAGGTCGATGCCCGCCCCCGCCAGGACGAGCTCGGCTACACCTCCCGCGTGCCCCGATGGGCCACCGCCTACAAGTACCCGCCGGAGGAGGTCCGCACCCGCCTCCTCGACGTCGACGTCCAGGTCGGCCGCACGGGCCGCGTCACGCCCTTCGGGATCATGGAGCCGGTCCTCGTGGCCGGCTCGACGGTCGCCCGCGCCACCCTCCACAACGCCACCGAGGTCGCCCGCAAGGGCGTGCGGATCGGTGACATGGTCATCCTGCGCAAGGCGGGCGACGTCATCCCCGAGATCGTCGGCCCCGTCCTCGAGCTGCGCGACGGCACCGAGCGCCCCTTCGTCATGCCCGCGACCTGCCCGTCCTGCGGGACGGAGCTGGCGCCGGCCAAGGAGGGCGATGTCGATCTGCGCTGCCCGAACACCCGCTCCTGCCCGGCCCAGCTCACCGAGCGCGTCGCCCACGTCGGCTCGCGCGGGGCGCTGGACGTCGAGGGCCTCGGGGATGAGGCCGCCGCCGCCCTCACCCAGCCCGACGCCGGCCGCGAGGAGGCCCTCGCGGCCCTCGCCACCGGCCACTACCTCGAGACCGAGCGCGGGCGCGTCCGCGTGCCCGCGGCCGAGCTTAAGGCGGTGCCGGCGGCCGAGCGCCTCGACCTCGTCGAGAGCACCGTCGCGCAGGCGGGCGTCGCGGAGCAGGAGCCGGTCCTCACGAACGAGGCGGGCCTCTTCGAGCTCACCGCGGAGGACCTGCGCGACGTCCTCGTCTACCAGCTGGTGCGGCGCCGCGGCGAGCCGACGGGGGACTGGCGCCTCACCCGCTTCTTCTGGTCCAAGCAGACCTACGAGAAGGACGGCTCCGTCAAGAAGGCGACCGTCCCAGGCAAGAACGCGACTGCGATGCTCGCCGAGCTCGAGGGCGCCAAGGAGCAGCCGCTGTGGCGGGTCCTCGTGGCGCTCTCCGTCCGGCACGTCGGGCCGACGGCCGCCCGGGCGCTCGCCGGCCGCTTCGGCTCCATCGAGGCCCTGCGCGAGGCGAGCCTCGCCGAGCTCTCCGAGGTCGACGGCGTCGGCCCGACCATCGCCGCCGCCTGGAGGGACTGGCTCGAGGTGGACTGGCACATCGAGATCCTCGACCGCTGGGCCGCAGCGGGCGTGCGCACGGCCGACGAGACGTCGGGGGAGGAGACCCCTCAGACCCTTGCCGGGCTCACCGTCGTCGTCACCGGCTCGCTGACGGGCTTCACCCGCGACGGCGCGAAGGAGGCGATCGTCTCCCGCGGGGGCAAGTCCGCCGGCAGCGTCTCGAAGCGGACGAGCTTCGTCGTCGTCGGGGAGAACGCCGGGTCCAAGGAGACCAAGGCTCGCGAGCTCGGCCTGCCGATCCTCGACGAGGCCGGCTTCGAGCGGCTCCTCGCCGAGGGGCCCGGGGCCTTCGTCGAGCCCGAGGAGCCGACGACCAGTACCACCGACGCCGCACCCGCCGTTGCCGCCGGGGCCCCCGGCGCGGCTCCCGAGCCGAGCGACCCGGAGGCCTGA
- a CDS encoding SOS response-associated peptidase has product MCGRYGSWTGDTVLAERFGATTWPETQELRPSWNRAPGADVRVLVERPLSPDQRDDPAADHGSPTLPDDPGAPVRQLRAARWGLLPVWAKEARAAFRAFNARSETAASKPTFRASMRSFRAVVPADCWYEWQRPATGPDGEPLTRAEANRLKRPYAVTRADEAPLALAGLCSWWRLPGAPEDLPEDPDEAAALLTLPEGVRPGPSLHGPWLLTCSILTRDAREDLDWLHDREPVVLRDEDVDAWLDPALRDGEAAAAMLSGPRPPLRWWEVGSAVGSTRSDGVRLVTPLDPSAIVSQA; this is encoded by the coding sequence ATGTGCGGACGATACGGATCCTGGACCGGTGACACGGTCCTCGCCGAGCGCTTCGGCGCCACCACCTGGCCCGAGACCCAGGAGCTGCGCCCCTCGTGGAACCGCGCCCCGGGCGCCGACGTCCGGGTCCTCGTCGAGCGGCCGCTCAGCCCCGACCAGCGCGACGACCCCGCCGCCGATCACGGCTCCCCGACCCTGCCGGACGACCCTGGGGCCCCCGTCCGCCAGCTCCGCGCCGCCCGCTGGGGCCTCCTGCCCGTGTGGGCCAAGGAGGCCAGGGCCGCCTTCCGCGCCTTCAACGCCCGCTCGGAGACGGCGGCCTCCAAACCCACCTTCCGCGCCTCGATGCGCTCCTTCCGCGCCGTCGTCCCCGCCGACTGCTGGTACGAGTGGCAGCGCCCCGCCACGGGGCCCGACGGCGAGCCCCTCACCCGTGCGGAGGCGAATCGCCTCAAGCGCCCCTACGCCGTCACCCGGGCGGACGAGGCGCCCCTCGCGCTCGCGGGCCTGTGCTCCTGGTGGCGCCTGCCCGGCGCCCCGGAGGACCTGCCCGAGGACCCCGACGAGGCCGCCGCGCTCCTCACGCTCCCCGAGGGCGTCCGGCCCGGACCCTCCCTCCACGGCCCCTGGCTCCTCACCTGCTCGATCCTCACCCGCGACGCCCGCGAGGACCTCGACTGGCTCCACGACCGGGAGCCCGTCGTCCTGCGCGACGAGGACGTCGACGCCTGGCTCGACCCGGCCCTGCGCGACGGGGAGGCCGCCGCCGCGATGCTGTCCGGCCCGCGCCCCCCGCTGCGCTGGTGGGAGGTGGGATCCGCCGTCGGATCCACCCGCTCCGACGGCGTCCGGCTCGTCACCCCGCTGGACCCCTCCGCGATCGTGTCGCAGGCATGA
- a CDS encoding WhiB family transcriptional regulator translates to MDWRSQAACLTVDPELFFPVGNTGPAIAQIAEAKEVCARCDVVDTCLKWALENGQDAGVWGGMSEDERRSLKRRAARARRSS, encoded by the coding sequence ATGGACTGGCGCAGTCAGGCCGCATGTCTCACCGTCGACCCCGAGCTCTTCTTCCCCGTGGGCAACACCGGTCCGGCCATCGCCCAGATCGCCGAGGCCAAGGAGGTGTGCGCCCGCTGCGACGTGGTCGACACCTGCCTCAAGTGGGCCCTCGAGAACGGTCAGGACGCCGGCGTCTGGGGCGGCATGAGCGAGGACGAGCGCCGCTCCCTCAAGCGCCGCGCCGCCCGCGCCCGCCGCTCCTCCTGA
- a CDS encoding FHA domain-containing protein → MPSLAALSPAVARPHPDEPHRTSPGGTRAALEALTADHHLAVLEGPDAGLVVPLVDGRDVGRGAVLTDPALSRTQLRVRLRGGRVLVSDPGSRNGTVILRRGRGRRRLGSAPTRLVPGDRVRAGGTVLELRTRPTALAVPVPPGDRTARWAVLVPVVAVLAMAGVAVVGTLTGSRGLLGSLMVVPMLLMAASRLVPALGGRGRGARATAGWRGRRGREPDPAGMLLAVASGRGRAPVGDGPAAGAGSAGRDGETIRAWAGRRRRRSVIAIGPGDAVALRGPGASRALAWWVAQAAARGDVVLGAAQDGLRLRWPRDGGCATVVAVEAPPPGAADALRDTVVTAGPLDGTPAAAGPGSAVDPVRARGAEQGTRSEPRQPAALGAHLVRRDLPASVSRVLDGNDPGIPLTERWMRAVLDLALTEDRSEAPDSGLPGTVRLSGVTGEIDRERVARSWSRHDEDLLPAVLGVREGGALRADLVADGPHALLAGTTGSGKSELLTSWVLQLCLAQPPERLALVLVDYKGGAAFDPLRGLPHVAGVLTDLDPAGTWRALSSLRAEGRRRERVLARAGAKDVGALPRPDRLPRLVVVVDEFATLAAEHPDVLDALVRVAAQGRSLGIHLVLATQRPQGAVTPSIRANTTLRVCLRVLDPADSRDVLGHDGAARLERVPGRVLVAGAAEDAGPRPAQAPWAGRERDVAAAVREIAAAARGRGRPFRPWAAPLPCLARRAAPSDRRRRGPVLLALTDLPEEQRLGRWSWEPTDPLLVLGSSRSGRTSALGSAARGAALRGLVPQLCGAAWERLGATAWTPGTVVGPRDPRRLARLWRLALDGDLAGDLLVLDDAESLVVAVDEQLGPGEGQAMLDALVRTLPSLGTGLVVSASLGAATTRWAGRLPTRLVLGAPEPAQASVAGLPRGVTTGRRPGAGVLLEVCGTTACQVVLPGRGEGYRGPDGGSHRRLKPLPLAAAPVHGSWAVGGDGAAALAVPAGSVLVVGPRGSGRSTALAALARARRETGLPEALLLDDLDLASPQEQSRVEEALAAGRTVLAAATTERCAGTYRGPLAVLRERADLLVLRPGSGPSAQVAGTPLRAVVDVRAPAAPGRGALVARGTAVPVQVVHR, encoded by the coding sequence GTGCCCTCCCTCGCAGCCCTCTCCCCCGCCGTCGCCCGCCCGCACCCGGATGAACCGCACCGGACGTCACCGGGCGGGACGCGGGCGGCGCTCGAGGCCCTCACCGCGGACCACCACCTCGCGGTCCTCGAGGGCCCCGACGCGGGCCTCGTCGTCCCCCTCGTCGACGGACGCGACGTGGGCCGGGGCGCTGTCCTCACGGACCCGGCGCTATCCCGGACGCAGCTGCGAGTGCGCCTGCGCGGGGGCCGGGTCCTGGTCTCCGACCCGGGGTCCCGCAACGGGACCGTGATCCTGCGCCGCGGTCGGGGACGGCGCCGCCTCGGCTCCGCGCCGACTCGGCTCGTGCCGGGCGACCGCGTCCGGGCCGGAGGGACCGTCCTCGAGCTGCGCACCCGGCCCACCGCGCTCGCCGTGCCCGTCCCACCGGGCGACCGCACGGCGCGGTGGGCGGTGCTCGTACCCGTCGTCGCGGTGCTCGCGATGGCGGGCGTCGCCGTCGTCGGCACCCTCACCGGCTCCCGCGGGCTGCTGGGGTCGCTCATGGTCGTCCCGATGCTGCTCATGGCGGCGTCGCGCCTCGTGCCGGCGCTCGGCGGCCGCGGGCGAGGCGCCCGCGCGACGGCGGGGTGGCGGGGACGGCGCGGCCGCGAGCCGGACCCCGCGGGGATGCTGCTGGCGGTCGCCTCGGGGAGAGGACGCGCCCCGGTCGGCGACGGTCCCGCTGCCGGCGCGGGCTCGGCGGGACGTGACGGCGAGACGATCCGAGCGTGGGCGGGGCGTCGGCGCCGCCGGTCCGTCATCGCCATCGGTCCCGGCGACGCCGTGGCCCTGCGCGGCCCCGGCGCCTCGCGGGCGCTGGCGTGGTGGGTGGCGCAGGCGGCCGCTCGCGGCGACGTGGTGCTCGGCGCGGCGCAGGACGGGCTGCGGCTGCGCTGGCCCCGTGACGGCGGCTGCGCGACGGTCGTCGCCGTCGAGGCCCCGCCGCCGGGGGCCGCCGACGCCCTCCGGGACACGGTCGTCACGGCCGGTCCGCTCGACGGGACGCCTGCCGCCGCGGGCCCGGGTTCCGCGGTCGACCCGGTCCGCGCCCGGGGTGCCGAACAGGGCACGAGGTCCGAGCCGCGTCAGCCCGCAGCACTCGGTGCGCACCTGGTGCGGCGCGACCTGCCCGCCTCCGTCAGCCGCGTCCTCGACGGGAACGACCCCGGGATCCCGCTGACGGAGCGCTGGATGCGGGCCGTGCTCGACCTCGCGCTCACGGAGGACCGGTCCGAGGCCCCCGACTCGGGCCTGCCCGGCACCGTCCGCCTGAGCGGGGTCACCGGCGAGATCGACCGCGAGCGCGTCGCCCGCTCGTGGTCCCGCCACGACGAGGACCTCCTGCCGGCCGTCCTCGGCGTGCGGGAGGGCGGTGCCCTCCGCGCGGACCTCGTCGCCGACGGGCCTCACGCGCTCCTGGCCGGGACGACGGGCTCGGGCAAGAGCGAGCTGCTCACCTCCTGGGTCCTCCAGCTGTGCCTGGCGCAGCCGCCCGAGCGCCTCGCGCTCGTCCTCGTCGACTACAAGGGCGGTGCGGCCTTCGACCCGCTGCGCGGCCTGCCGCACGTGGCGGGGGTCCTCACCGACCTCGACCCCGCCGGGACGTGGCGCGCCCTGTCCTCGCTGAGGGCCGAGGGCCGGCGCCGTGAGCGGGTCCTGGCGAGGGCCGGGGCGAAGGACGTCGGGGCCCTCCCCCGACCCGACCGGCTGCCCCGCCTCGTGGTGGTCGTCGACGAGTTCGCGACGCTCGCCGCCGAGCACCCCGACGTCCTGGACGCCCTGGTGCGCGTGGCGGCGCAGGGGCGCAGCCTCGGCATCCACCTCGTCCTGGCCACGCAGCGCCCCCAGGGCGCCGTGACGCCGTCGATCCGCGCGAACACGACGCTGCGCGTGTGCCTGCGCGTCCTCGACCCCGCCGACTCCCGCGACGTCCTCGGGCACGACGGCGCCGCACGGCTCGAGCGGGTCCCAGGCCGGGTCCTGGTCGCAGGCGCCGCCGAGGACGCCGGCCCACGACCGGCGCAGGCGCCGTGGGCCGGCCGGGAGCGCGACGTCGCCGCGGCGGTCCGCGAGATCGCGGCGGCGGCCCGAGGGCGGGGCCGGCCCTTCCGCCCGTGGGCGGCGCCGCTCCCCTGCCTCGCGCGGCGAGCGGCGCCGTCGGACCGGCGCCGTCGCGGTCCGGTGCTCCTCGCCCTCACGGACCTGCCCGAGGAGCAGCGGCTGGGACGGTGGTCGTGGGAGCCGACCGATCCCCTCCTCGTCCTGGGCTCGTCGAGGTCGGGGCGGACCTCGGCGCTGGGGTCCGCGGCCCGCGGTGCCGCCCTGCGCGGTCTGGTCCCCCAGCTGTGCGGGGCGGCGTGGGAGCGGCTCGGGGCGACGGCGTGGACGCCGGGGACGGTGGTGGGGCCGCGCGACCCGCGGCGCCTCGCTCGCCTCTGGCGCCTGGCCCTCGACGGCGACCTCGCCGGCGACCTCCTCGTCCTGGACGACGCGGAGTCCCTCGTCGTGGCGGTCGACGAGCAGCTCGGCCCCGGTGAGGGGCAGGCGATGCTCGACGCACTCGTGCGCACCCTCCCGTCGCTGGGGACCGGGCTCGTCGTCTCGGCCTCGCTGGGAGCGGCGACGACGCGCTGGGCGGGCCGGCTGCCGACGCGGCTCGTGCTGGGCGCGCCCGAGCCGGCGCAGGCCTCGGTCGCCGGGCTCCCGCGCGGCGTCACCACCGGTCGGCGCCCGGGCGCGGGCGTCCTACTCGAGGTCTGCGGGACGACGGCCTGCCAGGTGGTGCTGCCGGGCAGGGGCGAGGGGTACCGCGGACCGGACGGCGGGTCGCACCGCCGTCTGAAGCCCCTGCCCCTTGCCGCCGCCCCGGTCCACGGCTCGTGGGCCGTGGGAGGGGACGGGGCCGCGGCCCTCGCCGTGCCCGCCGGGAGCGTCCTCGTCGTCGGCCCGCGCGGCTCGGGGCGGAGCACCGCCCTCGCGGCGCTGGCTCGGGCGCGGCGGGAGACCGGGCTCCCGGAGGCGCTTCTCCTCGACGACCTCGACCTCGCCTCCCCACAGGAGCAGTCTCGGGTCGAGGAGGCGCTGGCGGCGGGGCGGACGGTCCTCGCCGCGGCGACGACCGAGCGCTGCGCCGGGACCTACCGAGGCCCGCTGGCGGTGCTGCGCGAGCGCGCGGACCTCCTCGTCCTGCGTCCCGGGAGCGGGCCCTCGGCGCAGGTGGCGGGGACCCCGCTGCGCGCCGTCGTGGACGTCCGGGCGCCGGCGGCGCCGGGGCGGGGTGCGCTCGTCGCCCGGGGCACCGCGGTGCCCGTCCAGGTGGTCCACAGGTAG